In Natronococcus sp. AD-5, the genomic window GCTCGCCTGGTACTCGACGTTCGATCCCCTCGGACTCGCCGTCGAGGACGAGACGTTCGCCGACCTCGAGCGCCGCGCCCGAAGCGAGGGGCTCACCGTGACGCCGATGCTGGTCACGCAGGATATCGACGTGCCGGTCGTCGCGGTGGCGGTTCACCGGGATCCGGACGCGACCGAGGACGATGCGTGGCCGGCGTTCGCGGCGGGATCGGCGGCGGCGCTCGACGCCACCGAGGCGACGACGTCGGCGCTGGCGGAGGCGCTGCAGAACTGGATGGAACTGCGCGGACTCGGACCCGAAGAAGCGGACGACGCCTCCGGCGCGATCGGCGAGTACGCGTCGTTCCCGGCGGCGGCGCGCGACTTCGTCAATGCGGAGCGGACGGTTCCCGCGGCGAGCGTCGGGCCGGACCCGACTCCGACGGGAGCCGGGGCGCTCGAGGAACTCGTCGAGCGGACGGCCGCCGTCGGACTGACGCCGTTCGCGGCGCGGCTGACGACGCGCGACGTCGAGCGACTCGGTTTCGAGGCCGTCCGGGTCGTCGTCCCGGGCGCCCAGCCGCTGTTCACCGGCGAACCGTTCTTCGGCGAGCGAGCCGAGCGGGTGCCGGACGACCTCGGGTTCGAGCCGCGGCTCGACCGTCCGTTCCACCCGTATCCGTAACCGGTTACGACGCGTCTTCGCGGGCGTCCTCGTCGGTGTTCCCGGTTTCGTTCGGGGACACGTTCTCCTCTTCCTGTCGCTCCTCGGCCTCTTCTTCGTCCGTGATGACCTCGAGTTCGAGCTCGTCGTCGTGGATGGTAATCAGAATCAGCTGGCTCGTCTCGGTGATCGGGCTCGTTTCGACCAGGTCATCGGCGCCGTGGTCGTCACCGAACCGCCTCACGCGGAATCGCTGTTCGGATCCCCTGACGTGCGGGGCGCTCACTCGCTCGTCCGGGACGACCGTGTAGCTCTCCTCGTATGTCTTGCGCTCCGCGTCCCGGGCGCGGGCCTCGAGGTGGATGTTGTAGGGGCGCTCTCCGACGTTCGTGATCTCGATCGGGACCGGCTGCCGGAGGCCGCCCGTGAAGTGGTCCTCGACCGCCTCGACGCAGCCCGCGAGGCTCGCGACGGCGGCGACGCCGGCGGACTGCAGTACCGTACGGCGATTCACGGTCGACTTTCGGGGCCGAACGAACGTCAGTATTGCTGTTCCAGGTCGAACCGTTCGACGATCGAGACCCGTGAGAGCACGTAACCCGGCGTTTCCCGATCGATCGTTCACATGTTAACAAGCACATTCTCGGCGA contains:
- a CDS encoding twin-arginine translocation signal domain-containing protein encodes the protein MNRRTVLQSAGVAAVASLAGCVEAVEDHFTGGLRQPVPIEITNVGERPYNIHLEARARDAERKTYEESYTVVPDERVSAPHVRGSEQRFRVRRFGDDHGADDLVETSPITETSQLILITIHDDELELEVITDEEEAEERQEEENVSPNETGNTDEDAREDAS